The genome window ATCGGTACGACGGAATAAAACAGCATCAACAAGTTGTTGACTTTCAAGTAAGTACAAAAAGCTGAGCCTTGATAAAAAATTTAACTCCGGATGCATACGTCATCAATCGGACGACCTATCCTATAGGACATTACAAACGTCTACACCGGCGTCAAATGCCAAGTATAGACAGGAGTTGTGTAGCCATGCAAATGAAACGTCTAAGGCAGGCATCACTATCGGTACGACGGAATAAAACAGCATCAACAAGTTGTTGACTTTCAAGTAAGTACAAAAAGCTGAGCCTTGATAAAAAATTTAACTCCGGATGCATACGTCATCAATCGGACGACCTATCCTATAGGACATTACAAACGTctacaccggtgtaatgtttttgagtgtttctatttttgagtgtttcccctcattgtttgggaacgctaaaagatagattgacaagtttttctgtgtttccccctattgaaaagtcatggtctctctagctgcctattgtttggaaacactgacacatgggaaacaaccacagatgttacaccggcgtcAAATGCCAAGTATAGACAGGAGTTGTGTAGCCATGGTACCTTCACAGTGGTACTCATGTTTctctttggttgtgacattgtctcgtTCTTCAAATTGCAGAGCCTTCtcatgtattgtctttggttcAGCTTACTGGTTGACCAACTCAAGATTAGATTTGACTCGTTGGCCATTTCTGACTTGACCATTTAGGCACATTCCATTGACGAGGGTAAACGACCAAATTGGTCTCTTGGTCGTCGTAGCGCATCCAGGGAAAAATGAACGTGACAGAAAGGTCAACCCATGAGCGAACTATCCATGTCAAAAAGAAATATTGGCACCACGCGTCCCCGAAGGTCTCATTTGCAGAAGAAAATGGCATTTGAACTGACAGGAAAGCTTCACATGATATAGCATTGTGAAGCCAAGCCTATCGTTCATGGTACACTTACGCATCACAAAGGAATAGTGGGACAATCGTTGTCTTTTTGTACTTATCTGCCATGCTAGATAAAATATTCTTAAGTTGAATAGGCCTTTGTGAGTATCAGATCATAGATGTGTGTACGTTACCACTACCAATCTTTGTATACACACTGACAACACTTCATGATAAAAATTTCAAGATTTATCTTTTATGTCTATCGAAAGCTGacataattattatttttatgaTACCATAACCTGGCATTTGACATAACTTGGATTTACATTGTCTGAAAGAGAAATGGCGACTTTGAAATAGTAAGTATTGTTACATTTAATCTAATATTTGTTGTCAAAGACCTCATTATTCGTCTCCCACTACCAGTTCAATGATATGTTGACTTAATTCTCGAGGCTTCCTGAACCTCATAGTCTAAAACTCGTTTAAAAAGGGCACTCTATAAAGTTTGTTGTCTCCAACATTCCTGGTCCGTTGTGCCATAACTGTCCCCCTGTATCCATCCTCAAGGAGAGACGCAATACAAAGGGAGAGGGAGGGGGCCTGAAAAATACATAAGCCATCTATACTATCCACATGTAATGCATCATCAGCAGTGACATCCACATCAACTTGATGTCTGGAACACATGACAGACGTATGTCTTGTTCGACGTCCGAAATAATGCTCAATCCGATATTCATTTGAATGCTGCATTTGTAAACAAGCCTAATCCTCTACATGGCTCTCGACCAGTGGCATGCCTGCACTGCCCTTAGTTACCAGCGGATATTGCCATCTCGTTGCAATATTCATTATTAATTTCTAATTTGTTTGATGGCATCATATTGATATTAATTTGCTGTGTCAATCACTGTAACGCGACGAAAACCCGAACAATAGTTACAGTCATGTTCATGAATATCAACACTAGATTCATTCGGATATATGGGAAAATGCCAGCAGAAAGTACTGGTCGAAATCTTTCCAAggaatgaatggtcatgtcaaagACTGttgtcaattttcaattttgtgtcccTCATGTTGTGCCTCTCATGACTGTCGGAGTTACACCGAGGACGCACAGGATCGCCCTCGTCCCTCCCCTTTATCTAAAGTATGAAAGGATGACCAAAATGGGCAGCCTCATCTTCGTTGTGCTCTTTGCGTCTCGTGGTATCTCATGGTGACGTTGTGGTCGTGGTGTTGGTTGTGTGTGTGTATGCTATATTGGCCCCGTTAAGCACGCCGTCGGACCGTTCAAACGCAACGCATATCATCTCAACATAACTTATGTAAACTGATAGAAGGCACAACCTTCGTAAAAAATTAGCACATCTTTGGAAGAAAAGCCTATGCATAGAAGCAAATGATATGTCCATTTTGATAGAAGATTTTCCTCATATGAATATCTCAAATACCTTAAATACACTGCCATGAATTCTTAAGACAACTTAGGCCATTGAGGGCAAATATAAACGCATTTTATCGGCATTCAAATATGTGGTTTGATTCGATATGTTGTGGTTTATGATAATAAATGACTGGCGATCTATTTCACGACGCATGGCCCCTGGCTATGATTTCACCGAGTAAAGTCACAGTTTGTCTCACGACGCTCTCCCAGTGACTTTAATCATGGAATGAATACATGTCCATTACtaccttaaaggccatatatcaaggtttaggtacacttttgaaatcgtcttacagcagaaaatggcgaaaaaccttgatatatggcctttaatgtcTTTCGATTTCAATGTTTTTCCACATTTGCGAGAGTCGATGAATGGAATTGGCATGAACTGTACAGTTAGCTGCTTGGTTACCGACAAAATACTGGAATACAGCTCAGCATCGTGatttattgagaaaaacctTGGTGCAGTATGTCAGATGTCCCTCCCTCTGTCATACTAATAAGTAACAACGTTGGAAATCTTGTCGTGGCGATAACAGCCCACTGCGCTCGTGCAGTCTACTTCGCTCGTGTCTTGTATTGATTGATCTTTTGTTCCTTTCAAATGATTCTAAATCATCTCCATTGCGGGCAGGTCGTGCATACGTGAACCTGTCTTTGGCTTTATTTGTTTAAACCTCTTCAGTAGTTGTTCAACGACGAAGAATGTCACAAAtgtcccccctcccccacaccTCTGGCATATTGCATATCTCAAACGTCTCAAATATTCCTCCAATTTGGGTGATTGCTCTCCAAATCCAGGTACCTGACACAATTTAGATAAACATGAGAGCTTTAGTAACTCTGACAGCGGAGTGTTAGTCTCAATCTCAGGTGGCATCCGGTATTTCATATCAGAAAGTTAATTAATGATCGATCATTGGAAGACACATGACCAGTTGTTTAGCTTGTTTCTGTGGACCTTGTGGATAAAAGTTGGGAACTTTCTCAAAAAGAGTCGGTTCCTGCTTTGCTTCAGGTGGAGGAGGACACGTGACATAGCCCTCGTGGGTAAGTGCCCGAGTCCAGGATTTAGGTGCTCCAGGCCAGTTTGGTCTCGTATCTTCGGCTGCTGGTGACTTTTGATTCGGGGAAGGCGACGGAGAGGGACACGAACGAGATGTGACTGGAGTTCGTATTATTGTTGTGGGAGCTGTACAGTTAGTGTTGGATTTCGTTTGGACCTAATATACTTGGATGAGACATACATACTCAATGGAATGTTCCCTTTGTTCGAACTATTGCAAGTCCGAATGAAAGCCGTCTGAAACTCAAGACAATGGCACATCCACTGAACAGTCGTCCGTCATATAAACGAGCGGGGAGTTCAGGACACATACCAGTATTTCAGCGCCCGACTTTAAATCGGATGGAGAACCCAGGACGGTTGCTTCGACGACCATCATTAAAAGAGGTGGGAAGCTCTCGACACCAGTTTCAACCACCGTCACTTAACCGCGATGAAGGAAACCCTGGACTCCTACTTCGACGAAGACCAGCACTTAATCGAACGATGTGCTCTGGCCTCCTGCTTCAGCAACCGTCATTAAACCACACGGGGAGATCTGGACTCCTGCTTAGGCGCAGAAAAACAGCTCCAGAAAACATTGCGACAGGACACTCCCCGAGACCAGGACTTGAACATGTGTTCGATGCGACATCAGTTCCTGCCAGTCCGATGCGGACAAGCTTCGCGGAACCCGGAGCCCCGCGACAGTCGGAGACAGGTCCACCTAGCCCTCCGCGGCGGAGACTCTACCGCCTAGACTGGGAGGCTGACAATCCCCTCGCATTCTCATCGGGCGTTCTGCAACATTCAAGTCGTCTGTTTAGCAAGGCAGAGTTGGATATTTGGGGTCCACAGGCTACGGGCAGGGAGGACCCGAAGTGGCAGAAGAGAAAGATGGAGATCACCAGAGATCTGCTTGGGAAGTTTAGCCTCGAAAAAACTATTAGGAAATATGAATGTCTGGAGCCAATGGAGTATAGACTGGACCAAAGGTGTTTTAGCATTCACTGGTGAGAGGTCTTTTGTATATGGATGTTCTAAAATAAACTCAACGTGCGGTTTTAGCAATATTGTCTCTGTCCTGTTTTTGCCCTGTCCGCACCCTTATTCCTCCATGGGACTAGAGAGTTCCTCTTTGTCCAATATTCGTTGCGGTGTCTTGAATACTCCTTATTTTTCATTTAACTGATAGTCTGTCGATAGGGAtgcttcaaatatttcaaaatttgcaaGTGCttgtatcattatcatgatataGTTCACATAGGCCAGTTATTTACATGACCTGTGTCTAATGTTCAAGTGGGATCGATAACGATCAATTCAAACAACATTCTTTAAAATCAGTAGTTTCAGATAACCCAATCGATTCACtatcactttaactttttttgATTTACGGCATATTTCGAATAATTGACGCCACTACTCGTTCGCCATGCATCTTTTTAAGGAGATAGGAAAAACTGTACTAAAGTTCTTTCTTTCACGATGTTTGGAAGCCGCGTGCACTCTGAGCGTTATTTATCACTGAtccaaattcatgaaattcatGAACCTCGTCAGCTGTGTCGGCCAGTCGGTCACCCAACACCAAGTGGGCCTCATTAACACATATTCAATTGAATCCAACACTAATTAACTCATTAGCAAGTTAATTGGAAGTGAAACGAATACCTGATCGATACTTTGGTTACCATGAAACGAGAAAGTCCACCTTGATGAGATTTTCGACGCGTGAAATGAAACATACAGGGCTAATGTAGACAGGTAGATTCCCAAGGCTGGTTATATTAGTCGACCTTATCACAGTCCAACGCACCCAGGGTGTAGAAGGACGATACTCATGGTTGCGATTGGTCTTCTCCCGGTCCCGCCCTCTCAGATGCATCCGGCTAACTCGCCTCCGTGACTGTCCCTTGCATCAACATCAGGTGGTATGAGCATAGGCGAAATGGAATGACAGTCTATAGTCCTTTCTAGTATGTAATGCATCCTGAGCTACAGAGCCTTTCTTTCAGTGCTTTCCAACCCAAGTCTCCTTCCTGTTGTTCATGAGAGATGACAATGTACCCTTCGATAATCAGCACCGTCATTTTTCCAATGGTCGCTtttgcagccatcttgaattttgttTCATCTTTAATTTGGATCTTCTGTTTTGTATTTGCAGTGCTGCTGAGTCTGAGGTAATCCGTAAGCGCATGCTCTACCTGATGGGGACCGACGTGTGCCGAATCAACGACAAGAAGTTCATCGAGAGGCTCCAGGTGCGAGTCCAGGATGAATACGAGGTGAGTTCGGAGGAAGACAATGGTACAATCTTCAGTTAATCCCATCTATATTATGTTTCGTCTTTTCAAGATGTGTTCATGAGATCATTACTGTCCTTCTTGCGCCCAGTTATTCAAAATAATGTCACTAACCTTGCGTTAACTTTAATTTCTAACATGCAATTAGATTTAACGAtctggttttgaacaactgggccctgatGGACATCACTACCAATAGCAGTCACAGCGGCGTTAGTCAAATGCATTTCCAACCCCCTTCAATGCACTTCAAAGTAGTGTGTCTAATTCTCCCTTCAAACTGAAGAACTGGCGCAACAACCTCAAACATTCCTCTTGACAACTATGGTGAAAGACTGCATTTGAAAGACAGTACACATACTTTGAACTTGTATTTTGTGGCCATTTCAGAAAGAACAAGAAAATAAAGAGCGCCAGTTGGCAGAGAAGGAACGACAGAGACAGAGACGGTTGATTTCAGACGGCGTGATGACAGCCGAGCAACTCAGGGAGCAGGACTCGACCAAATGGAGGAAACAACGCCGAACGGTAAGATCAGCATCCATACTGATTCCAATAGAACACATTAGGGTGGTGATCGAGCTGGTGTGACTACCGAGTGGCCGGCTAAACTGACAGTTATGTATTCAACCACTGACGAGTTTTGGCAAGGAACGCTGAGAACCACTGTGCCGTCGTtgtgtgatattttgatatttaggGGTCATCAGACCCAGTTTGCTCACGTCGTGTAGCAAATCACTTCAGCCTAATCTGTCTTGCTTGTTGATCATTTTTCAGAGAACGCCTCCCCCAGGCGAGGAGCAAGACAGAAAATTAGTCCAGGAGAAGGCAAGGCCGATTTCTTATCATGT of Lineus longissimus chromosome 17, tnLinLong1.2, whole genome shotgun sequence contains these proteins:
- the LOC135501849 gene encoding glutamic acid-rich protein-like isoform X1, which produces MAHPLNSRPSYKRAGSSGHIPVFQRPTLNRMENPGRLLRRPSLKEVGSSRHQFQPPSLNRDEGNPGLLLRRRPALNRTMCSGLLLQQPSLNHTGRSGLLLRRRKTAPENIATGHSPRPGLEHVFDATSVPASPMRTSFAEPGAPRQSETGPPSPPRRRLYRLDWEADNPLAFSSGVLQHSSRLFSKAELDIWGPQATGREDPKWQKRKMEITRDLLGKFSLEKTIRKYECLEPMEYRLDQRCFSIHCAAESEVIRKRMLYLMGTDVCRINDKKFIERLQVRVQDEYEKEQENKERQLAEKERQRQRRLISDGVMTAEQLREQDSTKWRKQRRTRTPPPGEEQDRKLVQEKARPISYHDKKDKDKGKHKGSKEEENQQTKEDEDGDDNSQKEKGDDEKQEGEGDENGADGENQEGEDGENRNGTEEEGAQGQEQEIDDSEGWHCDSDRPNYRARNDDPLIKKLRYQETTGGIYHTANEVLLGEPCGEECKF